A DNA window from Zonotrichia albicollis isolate bZonAlb1 chromosome 2, bZonAlb1.hap1, whole genome shotgun sequence contains the following coding sequences:
- the MMP7 gene encoding matrilysin, translated as MGTMHYLLLCALIFLPETPAFPLQQRPQPWSTIDLEKVKRYLDKFFPILSKTQNMSIEERIKEMQKFFHLTVTGKLDKETEGIMTMPRCGMPDVAEYQTFPGTPRWKKTHLTYKILSYTQDLPRRKVEDAIRRALMVWSDVTPLQFRKVDTGRADIEIRFARREHGDGSPFDGRGGTLAHAFAPGEGIGGDAHFDDDEKWSDVNQDVNLFLVAAHEFGHSLGLAHSNVRGALMYPLYSYQNPQTFRLPADDRRGIQKLYGKKPSNS; from the exons ATGGGCACCATGCACTAcctcctgctttgtgctctcatCTTCCTGCCTGAGACTCCTGCTTTTCCACTACAACAAAGACCACAACCATGGAGCACCATAGACCTTGAGAAAGTAAAG AGATATCTTGATAAATTCTTTCCAATTTTGTCAAAAACACAAAACATGAGCATAGAAGAAAGGATTAAAGAAATGCAGAAGTTTTTCCACCTGACTGTAACTGGCAAACTAGACAAAGAAACAGAAGGAATAATGACAATGCCCAGATGTGGTATGCCTGATGTAGCAGAATACCAAACATTTCCTGGAACTCCAAGATGGAAAAAGACGCATTTAACTTACAA GATTCTCAGTTATACACAAGACCTACCCAGACGGAAAGTGGAAGATGCAATTAGAAGGGCCTTGATGGTATGGAGCGATGTGACTCCACTGCAATTCCGAAAAGTTGACACAGGCCGTGCGGACATTGAGATTAGATTTGCACGTCGTG AGCATGGAGATGGATCTCCTTTCGATGGAAGAGGTGGCACGCTGGCCCATGCCTTCGCACCTGGAGAAGGGATTGGTGGAGATGCTCATTTTGATGATGATGAAAAATGGTCAGATGTCAATCAAG ATGTCAATTTGTTCCTCGTTGCTGCTCATGAATTTGGCCATTCTTTGGGACTGGCTCACTCCAATGTCCGTGGAGCTCTGATGTACCCTCTCTACTCATATCAGAACCCACAAACCTTCAGACTCCCGGCAGATGACAGGAGAGGAATTCAGAAGTTATACG GGAAAAAGCCATCAAACTCTTGA
- the LOC102063358 gene encoding matrilysin isoform X2, whose product MGTMHYLLLCALIFLPETPAFPLQQRPQPWSTIDLEKVKRYLDKFFPILSKTQNMSIEERIKEMQKFFHLTVTGKLDKETEGIMTMPRCGMPDVAEYQTFPGTPRWKKTHLTYKILSYTQDLPRRKVEDAIRRALMVWSDVTPLQFRKVDTGRADIEIRFARRDINLFLVAAHEFGHSLGLTHSNDPGALMYPYYSYQNPQTFKLPAEDKRRIQKLYGKKPSNS is encoded by the exons ATGGGCACCATGCACTAcctcctgctttgtgctctcatCTTCCTGCCTGAGACTCCTGCTTTTCCACTACAACAAAGACCACAACCATGGAGCACCATAGACCTTGAGAAAGTAAAG AGATATCTTGATAAATTCTTTCCAATTTTGTCAAAAACACAAAACATGAGCATAGAAGAAAGGATTAAAGAAATGCAGAAGTTTTTCCACCTGACTGTAACTGGCAAACTAGACAAAGAAACAGAAGGAATAATGACAATGCCCAGATGTGGTATGCCTGATGTAGCAGAATACCAAACATTTCCTGGAACTCCAAGATGGAAAAAGACGCATTTAACTTACAA GATTCTCAGTTATACACAAGACCTACCCAGACGGAAAGTGGAAGATGCAATTAGAAGGGCCTTGATGGTATGGAGCGATGTGACTCCACTGCAATTCCGAAAAGTTGACACAGGCCGTGCGGACATTGAGATTAGATTTGCACGTCGTG ATATCAATTTGTTCCTCGTTGCTGCTCATGAATTTGGCCATTCTTTGGGACTTACTCATTCCAATGACCCTGGAGCTCTGATGTACCCTTACTACTCATATCAGAACCCACAAACTTTCAAACTTCCAGCAGAGGACAAACGAAGAATTCAGAAGTTATACG GGAAAAAGCCATCAAACTCTTGA
- the LOC102063358 gene encoding matrilysin isoform X1 yields the protein MGTMHYLLLCALIFLPETPAFPLQQRPQPWSTIDLEKVKRYLDKFFPILSKTQNMSIEERIKEMQKFFHLTVTGKLDKETEGIMTMPRCGMPDVAEYQTFPGTPRWKKTHLTYKILSYTQDLPRRKVEDAIRRALMVWSDVTPLQFRKVDTGRADIEIRFARREHGDGSPFDGRGRVLAHAFLPGKRRRGDAHFDDDEKWSDVNQDINLFLVAAHEFGHSLGLTHSNDPGALMYPYYSYQNPQTFKLPAEDKRRIQKLYGKKPSNS from the exons ATGGGCACCATGCACTAcctcctgctttgtgctctcatCTTCCTGCCTGAGACTCCTGCTTTTCCACTACAACAAAGACCACAACCATGGAGCACCATAGACCTTGAGAAAGTAAAG AGATATCTTGATAAATTCTTTCCAATTTTGTCAAAAACACAAAACATGAGCATAGAAGAAAGGATTAAAGAAATGCAGAAGTTTTTCCACCTGACTGTAACTGGCAAACTAGACAAAGAAACAGAAGGAATAATGACAATGCCCAGATGTGGTATGCCTGATGTAGCAGAATACCAAACATTTCCTGGAACTCCAAGATGGAAAAAGACGCATTTAACTTACAA GATTCTCAGTTATACACAAGACCTACCCAGACGGAAAGTGGAAGATGCAATTAGAAGGGCCTTGATGGTATGGAGCGATGTGACTCCACTGCAATTCCGAAAAGTTGACACAGGCCGTGCGGACATTGAGATTAGATTTGCACGTCGTG AGCATGGTGATGGATCTCCTTTCGATGGAAGAGGTAGAGTACTGGCTCATGCATTTCTACCTGGAAAAAGGCGTAGAGGAGATGCTCATTTTGATGATGATGAAAAATGGTCAGATGTCAATCAAG ATATCAATTTGTTCCTCGTTGCTGCTCATGAATTTGGCCATTCTTTGGGACTTACTCATTCCAATGACCCTGGAGCTCTGATGTACCCTTACTACTCATATCAGAACCCACAAACTTTCAAACTTCCAGCAGAGGACAAACGAAGAATTCAGAAGTTATACG GGAAAAAGCCATCAAACTCTTGA